agctgctgcagacaccTCTCAGCTGCTGTCACAAGGTCTCAGCAGCACGCAGGAGTtcacagaaaatacagaaatggcACTCACAATGACACAGTTCTTGCCTATGTGCACATAGGAGCCGATCTGGGCCGCATTGacaacacagtcctcttctatGAAGACATGGTCACCAATGTGCAGAGGGAAGAAAGCCACCCTGCAACAGGAGAGCAGAGTATCTGTGTGTGTCCAACAAACAAACTGACACTGCTAGAGCCAGCATCACCCCACAGAGTCTCCTGTCCCCACATGGATTAACAGATGTGGATCCAGTGCTAAGGGAGACAGACCAGTTTCTGGGTTTCTCCTCTCTAAAGGATGGCCCAAATGAGAAGGAAGATGTTGTGaataaacacacagaaactGAAACATGCTCTTCACTTTGCTATTCTAATCTATCGCTTTCCATCCTACAGGGGATTGGAACACAACCCCCAAGGCACAGCTCAGCATCTGAGGAAAAAGCAGGTTTGAGAGATGATTTCTGCAAATTGCTGCAAAAGGAAGAGTTCTTGGAACACAAGACTCAGTCAAGCTGACGGATTTTTCAGGTCTCTCCCTAAAGGAAAGGGCCTCTTACCCTTTGCTGAACTTCTTGAAGGGCGGCCTGATGACGCTGCGGCTCTTCACCACGCAGTGCCGGCCCACCCGCACGTTGGCCAGGTCCCCGCGGATGATGCAGTCGTTCATAACGATTGTCTGCAGAAGGACACACAGCTAAACCCGCTCCCTTTGCCGCCTGTGGTGGCACTTCTTACACAAACTCATGCCGAGGCCCAGGCACTCCAGCAAGATTCCCTTACTTTAGGGACGATTCTTTCAGTCAAAAGGAAAATGACAACAAAGCAAAAGTGCAGGAGGTTGGAACCACGAATTGCCCTTCTGGTCATGCCAGGGAGCACTACAGACCAGACTCAGGTACAGAGCAGGACAGTGCTGTAAGGGGCACGAAAGCAGCATGGGCAGCTCTCACCAGGCCTGTGAGCATTACAGACCAGGCTTAGGCACAGAGCAGGACGGCGCTGCTCGGGGCACGAACACAGCACGGGCCGCTCGCACCAGGCCAGGGATGCTGCGGGGGAGCAGCGCTGGGTGCCGCGGGCACTGCCGGGGGCACGGCAGCCGCCGCCCGGCGCTCACCTTGCCATTGAGGACGATGTTCTGGCTGCCGCACAGCACGGACTGCCGGCTCACCTTGTTGCCGGAAGCCTGCGGGGAGAACGGGCGGTCACGGccggtgtcccgggccccggcgCTCCTGGCAGAGCCCCGCGGCCCCCCGAGCCCCGCGCACCCGCTCCCCGGGGTCCCCCGAGCCCCGAGCCCCGCTCCCCTCGGCCCCGCACCGTCTCGATGTACTCGGACTTGTTGTAGAGCATCtcgctgagctccatggccgccccgcccggcccgcgcCGCTTCCGCCGCGTCACCTCCGCGCGCCCGCCGCGCCACCTCCGCCGCGCCCCGGTTGCCATGGAGGCCccgccggcggcggcggccctgAGCGGCGCCGACAAGGAGAAGGTGCGGGGCCGGCCGGGGCggcgggaccgggaccgggaccgggaccgtCCCAGGCCCATCCTGAAGGGTGTGTCTTGCAGCTGCGGGAGAAGCTGGCGCTGCTGAGGCGGGAGTACAGCGAGACCGTCGTCCGGCTGCGGGTGAGCggagcgggccgggccgggccggggggcaCCGGGGCACCGCCAGCCGGTCCCAGCCCCGCCCGTCTTGTGTGTCCGCAGCGGGCGCGGCGAGCCGAGCGAGCCAGGAGCCACGGCCGGCGGGAGCGGAGCCCCACAGCTGAGAGCCGGGGAGAACGGGGCGCCTCAAGTGAGAGTCGGGGAGAACGGAGCGCCTCAGGTAGGAGCCGGGGAGAACGGGGTGCCTGCCCCCGGTGGGAGCTCgcaggacagggctgtgggAACACCCGGGGACCCGGCGGCCACTGTTGCCCCTTAGTGCTCCCATGGACCGTCCTGCACCCGGCCCTGCTGACCCTCCCTCCACTGTCCCCTCGGCCACTGCAGCCACATCCACTGCCCCCACACGGCCCTTGCCCTGGGCTGCGCCGTGCTCTGCAGTAATGtctgctctgcttccctcctcACCAGGTCTGCAGTGCTCCGATCCTGACTGTAAGATCCCCATCTTTCCCTGATAACAGAGCCTGATTTTACTGTGTGATGTTTTTCTTGGACAGGACTTTAGGAGTACTTTACACGTGTGgcatttttccccccaggtTCTAGAGATAACACATCTCCTAGTGCTGACAGAGATGGGCCCTCTCAGTTATGGACTAAAACCTGCTCTGATGCTGGCACGGAGAAGACAGCACCTGTCGCAGTTCAGCATGTTCCAGAATTCTCCAGTGATGAGGTTAGCCCGCAGGAcagctcccaggcagaaagCTTCCAGGCCAGCCAGGAAAACCTGTGCTGTGGGACCATCAGGCCTGGCCCTGTGgagaaaaagccccaaacctcCCGAGGCATGATGAAGCTGCGGAGAAGGACAAAGGCTCTGGAATCAAAGGAAGGGGAATCAGTGCATGATGTGCATCTAATCAGTACTGGTGAAATGATGAAAAATCAAATTGCCAGTGCAGAGGAGCTTCAGTCACCAGTGTTCAGGCACAGCAGCGCCTCACACACGGAGAAACCTGCTCAGAGGGCACCTGGGGCAGTGCTTGTGCAGGAAGAAAGAAATAGTTTCACTCCTGATGCAGCATCAGGACTTGTACAGGATGTGTTTGGTggcagtgtcactgcaggagagCCTGAGCTGTCCCCACATGcgctgagggacagcagggacatccAGCAGCCTGAGTCCTCAAGGGCTGTGGCCGCACCTGATGGACATGAGCCGTGCTCACAGCATGGAGATTCTGTTTTACTTGACCCCAGAGGTGATGGCAGAGAAGAATCCCCCAGTAGAGTAAAACAGCCGGAGGGTGAGAGTTTGTGTGAGGATCAGGGAGAATTACGTGGGCTCCTGGATTTAATgtcagaaaatgaaatattgccTGACAGCAGAAATAACACCATAACCGAGGAGAGCAAAAACCATGAAGGACATCAAAGTGACGCTGCTACCTTGAATCCCTGTCCTGCAGATAAAGCTCTGGACACTGCTGAAGGACTGCTGGAGAATCAACACCCTGAAATGGAGTCAAGGCTCTCTCCTGCTGCCAAGGCAGTGGCTCCCGAGGGCACGCTGAGCTCCTGCACAGTGGTGGAAGGGCTGCTCTTCCCCGTGGAGTACTACGTGCGGACAACTCGCCGCATGTCCAACTGCCAGAGGAAGGTGGACCTGGATGCTGTCATCCTCAgccagctgggcaggagcaagAAAGGCCAGCGGAGTAAATGCAAGCAGAAAGATGCAAACCCCAATCAGCCCTCGCAagagggagctgagggtgaTTTAGAGCCAGGGGTTGAACCCTTCCCTTTTCTTGGGGCAGAAAATGATCAAGCAAACTCAAGTAGTTCTCAGAAATCCCTTCCTGCatccagcaacagcagcacttcTCTTGAATCCATTTCTCAGAAAAGCATCACTAGCACAAGGCAAGAGCAGAGACAAACCCAGAGGAAACAGAAGGGAAGAAGAAAGTCTGCCTGCAAAGCCCCCATGCATCCAGTGTCACAAGAGCTTATAGAGAGTCAGGATCCCACAATGGCCAATGAAAGCAGTGCTCTGCTGTCAAATGAGAACCAGAGTAAAAAGGAAAACTGTGATGCTAACCTTGAAAGGTCTTCCTCAGACGAGAGGAGACTGTctggtgctgcagccctggggcctgcagggccaggagtgaCTGGAGCTACCCAGCCAGCGGGTCCTGACCCTCCTCAGGGCGGGAGCCTAGTGCCAGGGAAATGCCATAAGGCTCTGTTGGAGCAGGTTCAACATCCACCCCACGGCAGCGATTCCCTGAGCCCAGGGAGCCACGCTTTTGCCAGCCCTGTGGGAGATGTggagggcagtgctgctgtgtgtcaGGGAGACAAACATCCAGTGCAGCGTGTGAAGAGGCAGCGAGGAGCCGAGCAGCTGCCCGGGGTCAGCGTCCCTCTGCGCCGCTCCCTGCGCTGCTctgccaggcacaggcccccgacaGGCTCAACAGGTACTTCTCACATATAAACTCCCCACAGTGCCCCATTCCCCGAGGCAGGGAATGaacagaggaggagcagggctgggagcttaCTGAGCTGCCCTTGCTGTTGGAGTGAAGGCTGTGAACACTACGGCTGGTTTGCCAGCAGGTGAATGTCCGTCTGTTCCTCCAACTGAGTCTGCATCCTAATCATTATTCTCTTCTTTATGAGGGTCTGAGAATattgaaaaaagagaaagtgtAGGAAGAAAACCAATAAACCAAACTGACCAAGCACTCAGGCATAACTGTCAGGCCTTGGTGGTGGTCTTTGAGCTGAAGGCTTTATCCAGAGGTACAGAGTAACTGCAGAGTGTAGTGTCTTTCCAGAAATGTGCCACTTCTGTGTGTTAAGATGAACATGGTGTTTTGATGTTTTTCAAAATCCAAGCCACCCTTCATGAGAGATTCTGAAAAGGCAAGTTGCTGTTATTTTATGACGTGATGTTCTGTCTTGTATTCTTGTGTTTAGatgccagcagcagaggaagcagCAGTCCCATGGGTTCACAGGGTCCTGCTCCCCTTGGGCTGCCTGCTGCGGACCCCGACACTCGTGGCtccctcttctccttcctcAGCCTCCAGTGGCTGATCCCTCAGCTGGGTATCAGGGACTTCCACTTACCAAATGAGGAATTTGGAGTGCTGAAACTGGAGAAATTGAAATCATCCCCTGTGAATGACTTGGAGGATTTTGTGTCTGGGGATGGTGTGGCTCCAGAGGACACACCAGATGCGCAAATGAAGCCAGAAGAAAAAAGTCTCAGAAGTAATTTAATTTTGCCTTCCAAAACTGGATTGCCTGAACTCCCTTGCATGGAAGGCCTGACTTCCAAGAAGGAGCTTTCCACCCATGAACTGCTGTTTACTCCCATGGGGACTGTCCTAGAGGCTCCCACTCACCCTGAGCCTGAGATTTCCTCATCTGTTTTCCCTGCTGTGGGTGCAACCCCAGGTGTTTTACCTTCAGTGCACACTGAGGTGTTCCCTGACACACCTTCTGTACCTGCCTTGCCAGTGACCCCATCTtcccccagaggagcagctgccctggtCCTGGGGGATGTGGCACAcagagaccctgctgtgccactgcaccctgacagctgtgctgcaggggctgccagaAACCAG
This Zonotrichia albicollis isolate bZonAlb1 chromosome 16, bZonAlb1.hap1, whole genome shotgun sequence DNA region includes the following protein-coding sequences:
- the DCTN5 gene encoding dynactin subunit 5 → MATGARRRWRGGRAEVTRRKRRGPGGAAMELSEMLYNKSEYIETASGNKVSRQSVLCGSQNIVLNGKTIVMNDCIIRGDLANVRVGRHCVVKSRSVIRPPFKKFSKGVAFFPLHIGDHVFIEEDCVVNAAQIGSYVHIGKNCVIGRRCVLKDCCKILDNTVLPPETVVPPFTVFSGCPGLFSGELPECTQELMIDVTKSYYQKFLPLTQVASGRA